Proteins encoded by one window of Acidobacteriota bacterium:
- a CDS encoding RidA family protein: MTRLEVINPAALGAPRGYSNGILAPAGGRLLFVAGQIGWDGDQRLVSEDFVAQFDQALGNVVTVVREAGGAPDAIARLTLYVTDKQAYLAALRQIGECYRRHMGRHFPTMALVEVADLLEAGAQVEIEATAVIA, encoded by the coding sequence TGATCAACCCCGCAGCCCTCGGGGCGCCCAGGGGCTACTCCAACGGCATCCTCGCCCCGGCCGGCGGACGGCTGCTGTTCGTCGCCGGCCAGATCGGCTGGGACGGCGATCAGCGCCTGGTCTCCGAGGATTTCGTCGCTCAGTTCGATCAGGCTCTCGGCAACGTCGTCACCGTCGTCCGCGAAGCCGGCGGCGCGCCGGATGCCATCGCCCGGTTGACCCTGTACGTGACCGACAAGCAAGCCTACCTGGCCGCCCTTCGCCAGATCGGCGAGTGCTACCGCCGGCACATGGGAAGGCACTTCCCCACCATGGCCCTGGTCGAGGTGGCGGACCTGCTGGAAGCCGGCGCCCAGGTGGAAATCGAAGCGACCGCGGTGATCGCGTAG